The Nymphaea colorata isolate Beijing-Zhang1983 chromosome 5, ASM883128v2, whole genome shotgun sequence DNA segment gaataaaaCAAGCTATCTTTCTATAAATCCGGTGGTAGAATCTAATATAAAAGAAAGTTCTAAACCAAATGCGGAATCTTACGAACACAAATGCAGACCAAGCTTTGCAATTTGAGCCCCTAATATAAAAGAAAGTTCTAAACCAAATGCATAATCTAAGGAAGACAAATGCAGATCAAGCTCTGCAATTTGAGCCCCCTTGTCTGCAGTCCATACAGGTGGCTTAATTCCTTCTCTTGGAACTCTACTTCGAAGTTTCCTGCCTTTCAGCTCAGCCAACTCCGGTTTTGGCTTACGTTTTACCAAATGCAGACCAAGCTCTGCAATTTGAGCCCCTAATATAAAAGAAAGTTCTAAACCAAATGCAGAATCTTAGGAACACAAATGCAGATCAAGCTCTGCAATTTGAGCCCCCTTGTCTGCGGTCCATACAGGTGGCTTAATTCCTTCTCTTGGAACTCTACTTCGGAGTTTCCTGCCTTTCAGCTCAGCCAACTCCGATTTTGGCTTACGTTTTTGTTTATCATTTTGGTTGGGCCACGATGCAAGTTCTTTTGTGCTTGGCTGACGGTGTATGTGAAGTGTGCCCCAGTAGGTATGAATATGAAAGGAGGCATAAATGAAAAGCTGACCTACTTGATTCTTTTTAACTCTTATTCTCAGAGACTCAGATGCCAATCTAACTTGTCATCCTAAGTGGAAAAATTTCATCTTTCTCATCATGTTTCTAATGCTAGGAATGCTTGAATTACTATGACCAGTGGATAAGCTATAACTTTTCACTAAATCATGCATTGAAAATTAGCTAAAACTCTTTTTAGAAAATGGTAAATAGCATAAAGGTTGCATTTGAAATCTAGAAGCATGGTTCCTTGtgtagtttgaaattttgaatgcatttttgaaataGTTTATCCATGTAGTTAGCATGTGCATGTTCTTTGCATATATTTTATGCTGCTCAAGCACAACCTGTTTTTAGGACCTTTATCCTGCACTGATTCAAACATGTGAAGCTGGATTGAGCCTCCAGATGGCATCTTATCTGACTTGAGATGAATAAATTGCTGAAATTTTGGACTGGCTTGAACTTGTCAACCTGGGTTCATGATCTTATGCATCCATGTCTTactatatattatttttgaattGGCTCGTCAAAATGTTGTTTGTGTACATCCCTTTTTCTCAACAATTCAGTGAAAGAGTCTTCTTTCtccaagaaaagaacaaaagacaATGACAGCGTTTCTGGTGCTGGACTCTTTCTTGCAGATATGTTGCAGGGCTGCTAATGTTCTTTCTCATCTTCTGAAAGATAATTTGCAATGCAAGGAAAGGGTATGTGTCCAATGAGGCCTGTAATTCCTCTCACTTATTTTCTGTCTGGTATTTATACCCATTTATTTTAAGATATTTGCAATGGGGTTCTTCacttaaaatgagaaaaaattctttgaaattagAGAACAAACTGAACTCGTGTGAGGATTTATTTTACACTAATCTGACTACTATTATTCTTTGTGGATCTTTTCATGGGCCATCATGGTTGTTTCATCGAATCTTAATTGAATGTAATCTGCTGCACAAATTCAGTGCTTGAAACCAAAGACTGTTAGGTGTTCATCTAGTATTGAAAGACCAAAgtaaatttgaattggatatggtcATGAATTTGGTTTATTGTTTCCATGGTCGTGTGCCATTTATCCCATATTGACTTTAAATTTCttaattataaattttttgcACCTATTTGAAACCACTAAACTTCAGTATGCTGATGGCCTAGAAGAAGAATAAGCAACTGTGTCAGCTAAGATCTGAAATCTCCTAATGCATGTGAATAATGTACTTGTGTTGGAGACTACCGTTTATATATTCAAGATTTCTCTATTGTCGAACCTTGCAGTGTCGTGAGTTATCCTTTTGTCATGTTGTTGCCTGTTTCCATATGTTGTAACCAATAGGGGATGCTTGGATACAATTCTAGTACATGttcaattttcttgtttttgatgtTGAACTGATCTTTCTTTATCCATGGGCTgtgagttatatatatacacacacacacacacacacatatatatatgggcaCCTTTTTCACTTGAGTAACTGCTGGAATTCATTGATAGGTTCTTCAGATTGAACTTGAAGCATCGGGTCCATCACTAGTAGCGTCAGAGCCTCTTTTGCATCGAGTTGTCAAATATTTGGCAATTTCTTCATCCACAAAAAATATAGAAGTTGAACAGGAGATGGGCAGTCAAGATTTGTATATGAAGCCAATTATTTTGCGATTACTAATCATATGGTTAGCTGATTCCCCCAGTGTTGTGCGCTGTTTTTTGTCTTCTCCTGCACATCTGACATACTTAATAGAGCTCCTCTCTAGCCCTACTACGAGCATCTTCATTCATGGATTGGCAGCCACCCTGTTGGGTGAGTGTGTGATATATAACAAAGGTGGTGACGGCAGCAGGGATGCATTCATGGTGGTGGATGCCATTAGCCAAAGGATTGGACTGACTgcatattttcataaatttgagGCAATGAGGAAAAGTCCCATCTTTGCCTCCTCAGGATCTAAGAGACAGTTGTCAAAGCCACCTAGTAGATCAACCTCATCAGAGGCTGTTGGCCCCAGtgacataccagatgaagatcAGAATGGAGATGACGGTGGTGGCAGCTTGAAGCTTGACCATCCATTATTGCATCTGGTCTTTGATCCAGCTTTTGTCAACTTTGTGAAACATCTGGAACCAAGTATAAGGGAGAGTGTTGTGGATTTATTCAGCCATCCGAAAAATAATGTGTCGATTGTGCCAGCAATGCTGGAACAGAAAAATGGCGAAAATGACAAGGATTATATAGCACGGCTGAGGTTGTTTGTGGAGAAGCAATGCAATGAAATTCAGGTATGTCATGttcacattttcctttttattcaaTTTGGTCTGCGTTCTGGGGCATGCAAATGTCATGCAGAACACTCTCATGTCAAAGTTTCTAACGTTTTGGTACTattgtcacatatatttttggtactattgtcacatatattgtgtacgggtattataggGCGAAAaatctcgggtataatatgaaaaagttatatatctcgAGAATATCTCggcaaacttttaaaaaatttaaaacatttaataaatcctgaaaatttaaaaataaaaagttaataaaaaatgcaaaaaaacgtgtataatatgcatttttttcatgttttttattttctggcatgtttttaaaaaacgcgtctaattgccgttttatatgactgacttattttttgcattttatacatgttttttttcaaataatgcaCTTTTTCTGTGACAATGTTTGGTACACAATCCAACTTGGCTGGCTATGTTTACTATGGATATGACATCCAAAAAGgagtttaaaaaaagaaaagacaaaaatagactctctctctctctctctctctatatatatatatatatatatggttattTTTCCTTGTTACTGTAGTGGGATTAGATGCATTAGGCGCCGATGGACATTTAGAAAGGAATGcctttaaaaaatagtttactTTTGGTGAGGCCTGACTTGTGACCTGCTGGTGTTTGAAAGGATCTACTTGGCCGCAACGCTGCTTTGGCAGAGGACTTGGCAAAGACAAGTGGACGTGGCGAGATGTCTGCTGATGGTTCTGGATCCAGCGGTAGAGACAGAGTACAGGTGGAGAGCCTGCGGCGGGAGCTTATGGAATCACGTCAGCGCCTTGAAAATCTTGTGGTGGAGAAGACCAAACTTGAATCAGAAGCATCAACGTACAAGCAGATGGTTGGTAAGATAGAATCTGATCTTAAAAGCCTCTCTGATGCATACAACAGCCTGGAGCAGGCCAATTTCTGCCTGGAAGCTGAAACCAAGGCATTGAGAAGTGGCAAGGGGAACGATCTGCCTGACCTAGAAGCTGTCCGTGCCGATGCTCGGGAGGAAGCTCAAAAGGACAGTGAAGCAGAGCTGAATGACTTGCTCGTCTGCCTGGGACAGGAGCAAAGCAAGGTCGAGAGGCTCAGTGCAAGGTTGATGGAGTTGGGAGAGGATGTTGACTCCTTACTGGAAGGAATAGGCGATGAGGCTGAGGCTGGGCTgctggaagaagaagaagaaggatgaggGACAGGCACTGGCgtctttttttccattgttttatttgttcagatgtattttgggagatttctGCTGTATAtctcaatgtaaaaataaaggtGCCCATGAAACAATCGTGTTTGAACGTGAAGTAGAGATAacatttcataaaatttaacCCAAGGAACATTGCTCAGTTTGTTTCTGAGGATTGCCTAACCCACGGCATCCAATGGTTCCCTGTCAAGGCGACCGCTCGTGGACCATAATGAATGCGCTGATGGTAAGGATCACAAGTGTACAAGAAAAGGGGGAGCAACAAAAAAGATTCTTTTCGCAAGCTTGTTTGCAACTTGTTTGGACCTTACGTGCAATTTGTGTCCACATTTTATAACAAGGACGTTAGAGCTTTTTCTTAAGGTTGGGCATCGGCTCAAGTCAAGCTGGCCCAATGATCAACAAAGTCAGGTTTGGGCTGGCATGAAGTTTTTGTTGGTGGCTTAAGTTCGGCATACTTAGCCTCGACCGTTAATTTTAAAATCGTTGGGTACACGGTTcaatgtttatttatatttaaaacttttaatattttatattttaatatctcaaaagctCTTAGCGACGTGCTGAAATCTTTTAAGAATGTTATCAGCCACATATA contains these protein-coding regions:
- the LOC116254315 gene encoding golgin candidate 6, which codes for MEFKIGRINLNAVAQGVGGLVFGNDDQTAAKEDRYVERCLDRISNGVLAEDRHAAMTELQSIVAESHQAQLAFGAMGFPVIMSVLKEERADVEMVRGALEILIGALTPLDSAGRLKNELQPSLMNSDLLSRESDNISLLLSLLSEDDFYVRYYTLQLLTSLLTNSPHRLQEAILATPRGLTRLMDMLMDREVIRNEALLLLTYLTREAEEIQKIVVFEGGFEKIFAIVKEEGGSEGGVVVQDCIELLNNLLRNNTSNQILLRETVGIEPLISILKLRKGSAYNFTQQKTVNLLSVLEAIRLLLVGGAEADAAKDVNRVTNQTFLAQNKVLDSLLMLGVESRWAPVAVRSLALHCIGDLIARHPQNLDAIVRKLIGEEPHAEPALNAILRIILQTSDIQESIAADYVLKCFCERNPDGQAILTSTVNPQSSISAHDVLDKDVHIPFGSMLLHSLTVCESENDLEICCRAANVLSHLLKDNLQCKERVLQIELEASGPSLVASEPLLHRVVKYLAISSSTKNIEVEQEMGSQDLYMKPIILRLLIIWLADSPSVVRCFLSSPAHLTYLIELLSSPTTSIFIHGLAATLLGECVIYNKGGDGSRDAFMVVDAISQRIGLTAYFHKFEAMRKSPIFASSGSKRQLSKPPSRSTSSEAVGPSDIPDEDQNGDDGGGSLKLDHPLLHLVFDPAFVNFVKHLEPSIRESVVDLFSHPKNNVSIVPAMLEQKNGENDKDYIARLRLFVEKQCNEIQDLLGRNAALAEDLAKTSGRGEMSADGSGSSGRDRVQVESLRRELMESRQRLENLVVEKTKLESEASTYKQMVGKIESDLKSLSDAYNSLEQANFCLEAETKALRSGKGNDLPDLEAVRADAREEAQKDSEAELNDLLVCLGQEQSKVERLSARLMELGEDVDSLLEGIGDEAEAGLLEEEEEG